One segment of Chionomys nivalis chromosome 1, mChiNiv1.1, whole genome shotgun sequence DNA contains the following:
- the LOC130883468 gene encoding regenerating islet-derived protein 3-beta-like, whose protein sequence is MLSRIALTSMSWMLLSFLMLFSQVQGEDSPKEAPSPRISCPQGSRAYGSYCYALFRIPQTWFDAELACQKRPSGHLVSVLTGAEASFVSSLVKSTGNSYSYVWIGLHDPTLGEQPNGGGWEWSNSDVMNYLNWERNPSTALDRGFCGTLSKASGFLKWRDNTCDVKLPYVCKFSG, encoded by the exons ATGCTGTCTCGCATAGCACTCACCAGCATGTCCTGGATGCTGCTCTCCTTCCTGATGCTCTTTTCTCAGGTTCAAG GTGAAGATTCCCCGAAGGAAGCGCCATCACCACGGATTAGTTGTCCCCAAGGTTCCAGGGCTTATGGCTCCTACTGCTATGCCTTGTTTCGGATACCACAGACCTGGTTCGATGCAgaa CTGGCCTGCCAAAAGAGGCCCTCAGGGCACCTTGTGTCAGTTCTCACTGGAGCTGAGGCTTCCTTCGTGTCTTCTTTGGTGAAGAGCACAGGGAACAGCTATTCATACGTCTGGATTGGGCTCCATGATCCCACACTG GGTGAACAACCCAATGGAGGCGGATGGGAGTGGAGTAACAGTGATGTCATGAATTACCTTAACTGGGAGAGGAATCCATCCACTGCCTTAGATCGTGGTTTTTGTGGCACTTTGTCAAAAGCTTCAG gatTTCTGAAATGGAGAGATAATACCTGTGATGTGAAGCTCCCCTATGTCTGCAAATTCAGTGGATAA